From Skermanella sp. TT6, a single genomic window includes:
- a CDS encoding protein phosphatase CheZ, which yields MQLTEDEFEHIEDTVARTAKGRAFLRRYAQRAQGGVADDIRIMLEQMRCLLNQGTPISGGASHLEVLRRELLEMAGSIEKARREVAALQPPDSGNNKILSATNELDAIVSATERASFDILNSAERLMDLGAKLRKGGADPDLCTEVESEVMNIFTACSFQDLTGQRTSKVVNALRYIEQRVNAMIAIWGVEGVKPADEVPDVFIDKRPDAHLLNGPALDGQGVSQSDVDALFADPPPAPAPPPKPAKAAVPVSPPPPVPVTPPPTHPPAPPAVAVPAPPKAARKAEKAPPKPKAAAKPTPPPPVDKAASPPAPKPPAAPPVAKPPPAPEPPVVTAPPPTAPAPPAPPPPAPPPPAPPPPAPPPPPPAAAPAPKAALDQSAIDALFG from the coding sequence TTGCAGCTCACCGAAGACGAGTTCGAGCATATCGAGGATACCGTCGCGCGCACCGCGAAGGGCCGTGCCTTTCTGCGGCGCTACGCCCAGCGTGCTCAGGGCGGCGTGGCGGACGATATCCGGATCATGCTCGAACAGATGCGGTGCCTGCTGAACCAGGGCACCCCGATCTCCGGCGGAGCGTCGCATCTCGAGGTCCTGCGGCGCGAACTGCTGGAGATGGCCGGCTCGATCGAGAAGGCTCGCCGCGAGGTCGCGGCACTCCAGCCCCCGGACAGCGGCAACAACAAGATCCTGTCGGCGACGAACGAGCTGGACGCCATCGTCTCGGCGACGGAACGGGCGTCGTTCGACATCCTCAATTCCGCCGAACGCCTGATGGACCTGGGCGCCAAGCTTCGCAAGGGCGGGGCCGACCCCGATCTCTGCACCGAGGTCGAGTCGGAGGTGATGAACATCTTCACCGCCTGCTCCTTCCAGGACCTGACCGGGCAGCGCACGAGCAAGGTGGTCAATGCCTTGCGCTACATCGAGCAGCGCGTCAACGCGATGATCGCGATCTGGGGCGTGGAGGGCGTGAAGCCGGCCGACGAGGTACCCGACGTCTTCATCGACAAGCGCCCCGATGCGCACCTGCTGAACGGCCCGGCCCTGGACGGCCAGGGAGTCAGCCAGTCGGATGTCGATGCCCTCTTCGCCGATCCGCCGCCGGCACCGGCACCACCGCCGAAGCCCGCCAAGGCGGCGGTCCCGGTATCGCCGCCGCCTCCGGTTCCGGTGACGCCGCCACCCACGCACCCGCCGGCCCCTCCCGCCGTCGCGGTTCCGGCTCCGCCGAAGGCTGCGCGCAAGGCGGAGAAGGCTCCGCCGAAGCCGAAGGCCGCGGCCAAGCCGACGCCACCGCCGCCCGTCGACAAGGCGGCCAGCCCGCCGGCACCCAAACCGCCGGCTGCGCCTCCGGTAGCCAAACCACCTCCGGCACCGGAGCCGCCGGTCGTCACGGCGCCTCCGCCCACGGCACCGGCACCTCCGGCCCCTCCGCCGCCAGCACCTCCTCCGCCAGCACCTCCTCCGCCAGCACCTCCTCCGCCGCCCCCGGCCGCCGCACCCGCGCCGAAGGCGGCGCTGGACCAGTCCGCGATCGATGCCTTGTTCGGATGA
- a CDS encoding chemotaxis response regulator CheY, with protein MKILVVDDYATMRRIVRNLLTQIGYSDIEEAGDGVTALAKLRESKFGLVISDWNMEPMTGLQLLKEIRADNKLNGTPFIMVTAESKTENVVAAKEAGVNNYIVKPFNADTLKQKIQSVIGG; from the coding sequence ATGAAGATCCTTGTGGTCGATGATTATGCAACCATGCGGCGTATCGTCCGTAACCTGCTGACCCAGATCGGCTATTCCGATATCGAGGAAGCGGGCGACGGCGTCACCGCGCTCGCCAAGCTGCGCGAGAGCAAGTTCGGCCTGGTGATCTCCGACTGGAACATGGAGCCGATGACGGGTCTTCAGCTTCTCAAGGAGATCCGCGCCGACAACAAGCTGAACGGCACGCCCTTCATCATGGTCACCGCCGAAAGCAAGACCGAGAACGTCGTCGCCGCCAAGGAAGCCGGCGTCAACAACTACATCGTCAAGCCTTTCAACGCCGACACGCTGAAGCAGAAGATCCAGTCCGTCATCGGTGGGTGA
- a CDS encoding aminopeptidase P family protein: MAAERHSRSAAVPDHAARIAALRTELSRRGLSGFVVPRSDEHQGEYVPARAERLAWISGFTGSAGLAVVLLDQAAIFVDGRYTLQVQAEVSSALFQYKHLTEDPHAEWIAAALPRGGRLGYDPWLHTVGWVERLRAVMGRVGGDLLACPDNPVDAVWPDQPPAPLAPVVPHDLRFAGKPAADKQADMAAALKQAGHAAAVLTQPDSIAWLLNIRGGDVPHTPLPLSFAIIDDEGATDLFIDRRKLVPGLEEHLGNRVAIREPDEFGPALDRFGGMAGAKVRVDPASAAAWIFDRLLLANAKVERDSDPVMLPKARKNEVELAGTRAAHARDAVAVTRFLAWLASAGPTGEVGEIAAAAKLLDLRRGGGLFRDLSFETISGYGPNGAIVHYRVSPRTERRLVPGSLYLIDSGAQYLDGTTDITRTIAIGEPTPEMRERFTLVLKGHIAIATARFPKGTTGSQLDSLARHALWQKGLDFDHGTGHGVGSYLSVHEGPQRISKVGNTVALEPGMILSNEPGYYRTGAYGIRIENLVAVQPCADLEGSERPMLSFETLTLAPIDLALVEPTLLTSAEIAWLNAYHARVREALVPQLDPATAAWLIQATDPVMA, encoded by the coding sequence ATGGCGGCGGAACGGCATTCCCGATCGGCCGCCGTCCCCGACCATGCCGCCCGCATCGCGGCGCTGCGGACCGAACTGTCCAGGCGCGGGTTGTCTGGGTTCGTGGTGCCCCGGTCGGACGAGCACCAGGGTGAGTATGTTCCGGCACGCGCCGAGCGGCTTGCCTGGATATCCGGGTTCACCGGCTCCGCCGGGCTGGCCGTCGTGCTGCTCGACCAGGCCGCCATCTTCGTGGACGGGCGCTATACCCTGCAGGTCCAGGCGGAGGTGTCATCGGCGCTGTTCCAGTACAAGCACCTGACCGAGGATCCCCACGCGGAATGGATCGCCGCGGCGTTGCCCCGGGGCGGCCGTCTCGGATACGATCCCTGGCTGCACACTGTCGGCTGGGTCGAGCGCCTGCGCGCCGTCATGGGGCGCGTCGGCGGAGACCTGCTGGCGTGCCCGGACAACCCCGTCGATGCGGTCTGGCCCGACCAGCCGCCGGCGCCCCTCGCTCCCGTGGTCCCCCACGACCTGCGCTTCGCCGGCAAGCCGGCGGCGGACAAGCAGGCCGACATGGCCGCGGCCCTGAAACAGGCGGGGCACGCGGCGGCGGTGCTGACGCAGCCCGACTCGATCGCCTGGTTGCTCAACATCCGCGGCGGCGACGTCCCGCACACGCCGCTCCCGCTGTCCTTCGCGATCATCGACGACGAGGGCGCCACGGATCTCTTCATCGATCGCCGCAAGCTGGTGCCCGGCCTCGAGGAGCATCTGGGAAACCGCGTGGCGATTCGCGAGCCGGACGAGTTCGGCCCGGCGCTCGACCGCTTCGGCGGCATGGCCGGCGCGAAGGTCAGGGTCGATCCGGCCTCCGCCGCGGCCTGGATCTTCGACCGGCTCCTGCTGGCCAATGCCAAGGTGGAGCGCGACTCCGATCCCGTCATGCTGCCGAAGGCGCGCAAGAACGAGGTCGAGCTGGCGGGTACCCGCGCGGCCCACGCGCGCGACGCGGTCGCGGTCACCCGCTTCCTGGCATGGCTCGCCTCGGCCGGCCCCACCGGAGAGGTCGGGGAGATCGCGGCCGCGGCCAAGCTGCTGGATCTGAGGCGCGGGGGAGGCCTGTTCCGCGACCTCAGCTTCGAGACCATCTCCGGATACGGGCCCAACGGCGCCATCGTCCATTACCGGGTATCGCCCAGGACCGAGCGCCGCTTGGTCCCGGGCAGCCTTTATCTGATCGACAGCGGCGCGCAGTACCTGGACGGCACCACCGACATCACCCGGACGATCGCCATCGGGGAGCCGACACCCGAGATGCGGGAGCGCTTCACGCTCGTGCTGAAGGGTCACATCGCCATCGCGACCGCCCGCTTCCCCAAGGGCACGACCGGGTCCCAGCTCGACAGCCTCGCCCGCCATGCCTTATGGCAGAAAGGCCTGGATTTCGACCATGGCACCGGCCACGGCGTCGGCAGCTACCTGAGCGTCCACGAGGGGCCGCAGCGGATCTCCAAGGTCGGCAACACGGTCGCGCTGGAGCCGGGCATGATCCTGTCCAACGAGCCCGGCTACTACCGGACGGGTGCTTACGGCATCAGGATCGAGAACCTGGTCGCGGTCCAGCCCTGCGCGGACCTGGAGGGCTCGGAGCGGCCCATGCTGTCGTTCGAGACGCTGACCCTGGCGCCGATCGACCTGGCGCTGGTCGAGCCGACCCTGCTGACCTCGGCGGAGATCGCCTGGCTCAACGCCTATCACGCCCGCGTCCGCGAGGCCCTGGTGCCGCAGCTCGACCCCGCGACCGCCGCCTGGCTGATCCAGGCCACGGACCCGGTCATGGCCTGA
- a CDS encoding 50S ribosomal protein L11 methyltransferase, with protein sequence MTIPDLWRIALTVPENLVAFFADAVGDHAVSVSTFEVEEGVSWLVEAISHGEPDRAWLTARIAVLAEAMGIAEPEMVIEPVPQLDWLTRSYKSFPPIRAGRCFIYGSHHEGGVPPSSVGLLVDAATAFGSGEHATTYGCLVALDRLSRRFPVRRALDMGCGSGILALAIAKLWHVPVVASDIDAESVRVTRLNARRNQVSSLVRAVGGNGYKVEAVRRGRPYDLIASNILARPLARMAPDLRRALRPGGYAVLSGLLDRHENWVLAAHRSQGLRLVGRIPVGEWRTLVLRG encoded by the coding sequence ATGACCATTCCCGATCTCTGGCGCATCGCGCTCACCGTGCCCGAAAACCTGGTGGCCTTCTTCGCCGACGCCGTGGGCGACCATGCGGTCTCGGTCTCGACTTTCGAGGTCGAGGAGGGGGTGAGCTGGCTGGTCGAGGCGATCTCCCACGGGGAGCCCGACCGGGCCTGGCTGACGGCGCGGATCGCCGTCCTGGCGGAGGCGATGGGAATCGCCGAGCCCGAGATGGTGATCGAGCCGGTCCCCCAGCTCGACTGGCTCACCCGGTCGTACAAGAGCTTTCCGCCGATCCGCGCCGGGCGCTGCTTCATCTACGGTTCGCACCACGAGGGCGGGGTGCCGCCCTCCTCCGTCGGGCTGCTGGTCGACGCAGCGACCGCCTTCGGCTCCGGCGAGCATGCGACGACCTACGGCTGCCTGGTGGCTCTGGACCGGCTTTCCAGGCGTTTTCCGGTCCGGCGGGCACTCGACATGGGCTGCGGGTCGGGAATCCTGGCGCTGGCGATCGCCAAGCTCTGGCATGTCCCGGTCGTGGCTTCCGACATCGACGCTGAATCGGTGCGCGTCACCCGCCTGAACGCCAGGCGCAACCAGGTTTCGTCCCTCGTCCGGGCGGTCGGCGGCAACGGCTACAAGGTCGAGGCGGTCCGGCGGGGCCGTCCCTACGACCTGATCGCCAGCAACATCCTGGCCCGGCCGCTGGCCCGCATGGCGCCGGACCTGCGCCGCGCGCTGCGTCCCGGCGGCTACGCGGTGCTGTCGGGACTGCTGGACCGGCACGAGAACTGGGTGCTTGCCGCCCACCGGTCCCAGGGATTGCGGCTGGTCGGCCGGATTCCGGTCGGCGAGTGGCGGACCCTCGTCCTGCGCGGCTGA
- a CDS encoding UvrD-helicase domain-containing protein codes for MSDPFHYDDPLNDAVPAVSPATAPAAQRFTYFDGLNEVQREAVETLDGPVLVLAGAGTGKTRVLTTRLAHLLMTRRASPFQVLAVTFTNKAAREMRERVGALIGTPTEGWWMGTFHALAARILRRHAELVGLKGNFTILDSDDQIRLVKQLLKAENIDDKKWPARAVLGVIERWKDRALTPDKLKPQDGGDMAGGRVVQLYRTYQERLQSLNACDFGDLLLHNITLFQANPEVLAEYQQRFRYLLVDEYQDTNVAQYLWLRLLAQKHKNICCVGDDDQSIYGWRGAEVGNILRFENDFPGAKVIRLEQNYRSTGHILAAAAGVISNNQGRLGKTLWTRSDHGERVKVRALWDGEEEARWIGEEIEALQRAKVPLSQIAVLVRAGFQTREFEERFITLGLPYRVVGGPRFYERQEIRDAMAYLRIVVQPDDDLAFERIINVPKRGVGPATIQQLYQLARARGIPLTEATWQLVQTDELKPKMRTTLRNLMTDFDRWRTLGASTPHTELAQMVLDESGYTDMWKVDKTPEAPGRLENLKELVAAMGEFENLAGFMEHVSLVMDNAEASGTEMVSVMTLHGAKGLEFDYVFLPGWEDGLFPSQRSMDDTGIAGLEEERRLAYVGLTRARRRAHVSHAANRRMHGSWVTAIPSRFVGELPEQHIETDAAPGLSAAPAPTFGGAGGFGSSFGGFRDFGGGFGSRPQRQPPGPRTGPVIEGSAFEVAPRRRPDQPLKRGMRVFHQKFGYGTVKAVDGDKLEIDFEQAGTKKVLDSFVVPAEKAG; via the coding sequence ATGTCCGATCCATTCCACTATGACGACCCGCTGAACGACGCCGTTCCTGCGGTCTCACCGGCGACGGCCCCGGCCGCGCAACGCTTTACCTACTTCGACGGCCTGAACGAGGTTCAGCGCGAGGCGGTCGAGACGCTGGACGGCCCCGTGCTGGTCCTGGCCGGGGCCGGCACCGGCAAGACCCGCGTGCTGACGACCCGGCTGGCCCACCTGCTGATGACCCGGCGGGCGTCGCCGTTCCAGGTGCTGGCCGTGACCTTCACCAACAAGGCCGCGCGCGAGATGCGCGAGCGGGTCGGCGCGCTGATCGGCACCCCGACCGAGGGATGGTGGATGGGCACCTTCCACGCGCTCGCCGCCCGCATCCTGCGCCGGCACGCCGAGCTGGTGGGGCTGAAGGGCAACTTCACCATCCTGGACAGCGACGACCAGATCCGGCTGGTCAAGCAGCTCCTCAAGGCCGAGAACATCGACGACAAGAAATGGCCGGCGCGCGCCGTGCTCGGCGTGATAGAGCGGTGGAAGGACCGGGCGCTGACGCCGGACAAGCTGAAGCCCCAGGATGGCGGCGACATGGCGGGGGGCCGCGTGGTCCAGCTCTACCGGACCTACCAGGAACGGCTGCAGAGCCTGAACGCCTGCGATTTCGGCGACCTCCTGCTGCACAACATCACCCTGTTCCAGGCGAACCCCGAGGTGCTGGCGGAGTACCAGCAGCGTTTCCGCTACCTGCTGGTCGACGAGTACCAGGACACCAACGTCGCCCAATATCTCTGGTTGAGGCTGCTGGCCCAGAAGCACAAGAACATCTGCTGCGTCGGCGACGACGATCAATCAATCTATGGTTGGAGAGGGGCAGAGGTCGGCAACATCCTGAGGTTCGAGAACGACTTCCCCGGCGCGAAGGTGATCCGGCTGGAGCAGAACTACCGCTCCACGGGCCATATCCTGGCCGCGGCGGCCGGCGTCATCTCGAACAACCAGGGCCGCCTGGGCAAGACGCTGTGGACGCGGTCCGACCATGGCGAGCGGGTCAAGGTCAGGGCATTGTGGGACGGCGAGGAGGAGGCTCGCTGGATCGGCGAGGAGATCGAGGCGCTTCAGCGCGCCAAGGTGCCGCTGAGCCAGATCGCGGTGCTGGTCCGCGCCGGTTTCCAGACCCGCGAGTTCGAGGAGCGATTCATCACGCTGGGCCTACCGTACCGCGTCGTCGGCGGGCCGCGCTTCTACGAGCGGCAGGAGATCCGCGACGCGATGGCCTATCTGCGCATCGTCGTCCAGCCGGACGACGACCTGGCCTTCGAGCGGATCATCAACGTGCCCAAGCGCGGCGTCGGCCCCGCGACCATCCAGCAGCTCTACCAGCTCGCCCGCGCCCGGGGCATCCCGCTGACCGAGGCGACCTGGCAGCTCGTCCAGACCGACGAGCTGAAGCCCAAGATGCGGACGACGCTGCGCAACCTGATGACCGACTTCGACCGCTGGCGGACCCTCGGGGCCAGCACGCCGCACACCGAACTGGCCCAGATGGTGCTGGACGAGTCGGGCTATACCGACATGTGGAAGGTGGACAAGACGCCGGAAGCGCCGGGGCGGCTGGAGAACCTGAAGGAACTGGTCGCGGCCATGGGCGAGTTCGAGAACCTCGCCGGGTTCATGGAGCATGTCAGCCTGGTGATGGACAATGCCGAGGCCAGCGGCACCGAGATGGTCAGCGTGATGACCCTGCACGGCGCCAAGGGGCTGGAGTTCGACTATGTCTTCCTGCCCGGCTGGGAGGACGGCCTGTTCCCCAGCCAGCGCTCCATGGACGACACCGGCATCGCCGGGCTGGAGGAGGAACGCAGGCTGGCCTATGTCGGGCTGACGCGCGCGCGGCGGCGCGCCCATGTCAGCCATGCCGCCAACCGGCGGATGCACGGCTCCTGGGTCACGGCGATCCCGTCGCGCTTCGTCGGCGAACTGCCCGAACAGCACATCGAGACCGACGCGGCTCCGGGCCTGTCCGCGGCTCCGGCGCCCACCTTCGGCGGAGCGGGCGGGTTCGGGAGCAGCTTCGGCGGCTTCCGCGATTTCGGCGGCGGTTTCGGATCGAGGCCGCAGCGGCAGCCACCCGGCCCCCGAACGGGTCCGGTGATCGAGGGCAGCGCCTTCGAGGTGGCGCCCCGGAGGCGGCCGGACCAGCCGCTGAAGCGCGGCATGCGGGTGTTCCACCAGAAGTTCGGCTATGGCACCGTCAAGGCGGTCGACGGCGACAAGCTGGAGATCGACTTCGAGCAGGCCGGTACCAAGAAGGTGCTGGACAGCTTCGTGGTCCCCGCCGAGAAGGCCGGCTGA
- a CDS encoding diguanylate cyclase, whose translation MEQATNWADRAMARMAAESLPPTPQHFAIWYSYYSGDLPDLNRALDKLAEAGHGVTAERLAELHDRFFSLDHEKQAVREAGARIQGALSHLLELLRASGAGSDRYGRALQQFGEDMEVRGLEQLSALVDAIAAETRLMAEHNRELHSQLQSSSSQMDELRRNLDVVRQEAITDSLTGLFNRRLFDASLAEAVARAAQTGRPLSLLMTDIDHFKQFNDAHGHTIGDHVLALVARTVKESIRATDTAVRYGGEEFAVILPDSRMADAARLGEQIRKSVASKKLVNRSRNVTLGTITLSVGVAQLARDETPADLIKRADAALYDAKQSGRNRVVAIGSRDRDTGQGG comes from the coding sequence ATGGAGCAGGCGACCAACTGGGCTGATCGGGCCATGGCGCGGATGGCCGCCGAATCGCTGCCGCCCACGCCCCAGCATTTCGCCATCTGGTACAGCTATTACAGCGGCGACCTGCCGGACCTGAACCGCGCCCTGGATAAACTGGCGGAAGCCGGGCACGGCGTCACGGCCGAGCGTCTGGCGGAACTCCACGACAGGTTCTTCAGCCTGGACCACGAGAAGCAGGCGGTCCGCGAGGCGGGCGCCCGGATCCAGGGGGCGCTGAGCCACCTGCTGGAGCTGCTGCGCGCGTCCGGCGCCGGCAGCGACCGGTACGGCAGGGCGCTCCAGCAATTCGGCGAGGATATGGAGGTGCGGGGACTGGAGCAGCTGAGCGCGCTGGTCGACGCGATCGCGGCGGAAACCCGGCTGATGGCCGAGCATAACCGCGAGCTGCACAGCCAATTGCAGTCTTCCAGCAGCCAGATGGACGAGCTGCGCCGCAACCTGGACGTCGTCCGCCAGGAGGCGATCACCGACTCCCTGACCGGGCTGTTCAACCGGCGCCTGTTCGACGCGTCGCTGGCCGAGGCCGTGGCCCGCGCGGCCCAGACCGGCCGGCCGCTGAGCCTGCTGATGACCGACATCGACCACTTCAAGCAGTTCAACGACGCCCATGGCCACACCATCGGGGACCATGTGCTCGCCCTGGTCGCGCGGACGGTCAAGGAATCGATCAGGGCGACCGACACGGCGGTCCGCTACGGCGGCGAGGAGTTCGCCGTGATCCTGCCGGACAGCCGGATGGCCGACGCGGCCAGGCTGGGAGAGCAGATCCGGAAATCCGTCGCGTCCAAGAAACTGGTCAACCGGTCGAGGAACGTGACGCTGGGCACCATCACCCTGTCGGTCGGAGTCGCCCAGCTCGCCCGCGACGAGACGCCGGCGGACCTGATCAAGCGGGCCGACGCCGCGCTCTATGACGCCAAGCAATCCGGACGCAACCGGGTCGTGGCGATCGGGAGTCGGGACAGGGATACGGGGCAGGGCGGCTAG
- a CDS encoding pentapeptide repeat-containing protein, translating to MKRTISAVLAAALLVVSTSSAIADCTDPASPDVNWRRCYLDGRDLRNVNLQGAMLRDATFLRAKLSGADLTGVDAYRAKFFSADLTGAKLDDARLIEADLTRAVLTDASLAGADLRNARFIDANLRNADFTGARVQGTHFRNADLTGATWVDGRTCAESSIGQCN from the coding sequence ATGAAGCGTACCATCTCCGCCGTGCTCGCGGCAGCTCTCCTCGTGGTCTCAACCTCCAGCGCCATTGCCGACTGCACGGACCCGGCGAGCCCGGACGTCAATTGGCGGCGGTGCTATCTGGATGGACGGGATCTGCGCAACGTCAACCTGCAGGGTGCCATGCTGCGGGATGCCACCTTCCTGAGGGCGAAGCTTAGCGGCGCCGACCTGACCGGCGTGGATGCCTATCGCGCCAAGTTCTTCAGCGCGGACCTGACCGGCGCCAAGCTGGACGATGCCCGGCTGATCGAGGCCGACCTCACCCGGGCCGTGCTGACCGATGCCTCCCTGGCCGGCGCCGACCTGCGCAATGCCCGTTTCATCGACGCCAACCTGCGCAATGCCGACTTCACCGGCGCCCGGGTCCAGGGGACGCATTTCCGCAACGCCGACCTGACCGGAGCGACCTGGGTTGACGGCAGGACCTGCGCCGAATCGTCCATCGGGCAGTGCAACTGA
- a CDS encoding thioesterase family protein, with product MTDSLLRLHTENVRPEWIDYNGHMNVAYYVLAFDHATDRLLDHAGLGAAYVKAENRSVFVLEMHVTYEREVRQGDPLAFGTRILGVDAKRVHLMHAMHHGTEGWLAATNELVLMHVDLGTRRSCPLPDAARLLLEGIGAAQSALPMPPQVGRVIGLGFRKPDHPPA from the coding sequence ATGACCGACTCCCTGCTTCGCCTCCACACGGAAAACGTCCGGCCGGAATGGATCGACTATAACGGCCACATGAACGTCGCCTACTACGTGCTGGCGTTCGACCACGCGACCGATCGGCTGCTCGACCATGCGGGCCTGGGAGCGGCTTATGTGAAGGCGGAGAACCGCTCGGTGTTCGTGCTGGAGATGCATGTGACCTACGAGCGGGAGGTCAGGCAGGGCGACCCGCTGGCCTTCGGCACCCGCATCCTCGGAGTCGATGCGAAGCGCGTCCACCTGATGCACGCCATGCATCACGGCACGGAAGGATGGCTGGCGGCGACCAATGAGCTGGTGCTGATGCATGTCGATCTCGGGACCCGGCGTTCATGTCCCCTGCCGGATGCGGCGCGCCTGCTGCTGGAGGGGATCGGAGCCGCCCAGTCGGCCTTGCCCATGCCGCCGCAGGTCGGCCGCGTGATCGGCCTGGGATTCCGCAAACCGGACCATCCGCCCGCGTGA
- a CDS encoding sulfotransferase family protein has protein sequence MAGTAPPRWFHPLVGADRATLRWALSANGPIASDRRAAVWATRIGAAYRRPFVALEKRRVRRRLDEAPPMAPPVFIVGHWRSGTTHLYNVLSRSPQWGWVPPFAAALPWDFLGITGPIRTILEDHLPSDRLIDNIPVTPDSPQEDELPLALMTGVSYYHGLFFPSRFEEHFNRGIFFDGCTEDEVAEWRAAFGYFLAKVSLIRPGLPLLLKNPVHSARIPLLRAMWPEAKFIHIHRNPFVVYPSTRRTFATLLNSFALQDTSRVDLDRIVLDLYPRLMDRLLADASALPETQYAEIRFEDFERQPIAELERVYRTLGLPGWPDAERHFQVYLDGIRGYAKNRHRYPPEEVDRVGRHWGALIDRWGYAPPAG, from the coding sequence ATGGCCGGAACTGCTCCACCCCGCTGGTTTCATCCCCTCGTCGGCGCCGACCGCGCCACTCTCCGCTGGGCGCTGTCGGCCAACGGGCCGATAGCTTCCGATCGCCGGGCCGCGGTCTGGGCGACGCGGATCGGCGCCGCCTACCGCCGGCCCTTCGTGGCGTTGGAGAAGAGGCGGGTACGGCGGCGTCTGGACGAGGCCCCGCCGATGGCGCCGCCGGTCTTCATCGTCGGGCATTGGCGCAGCGGAACGACCCATCTCTACAACGTCCTCAGCCGATCGCCGCAGTGGGGATGGGTGCCGCCCTTCGCCGCCGCGCTGCCGTGGGATTTCCTGGGGATCACCGGCCCGATCCGGACCATCCTGGAAGACCACCTGCCGAGCGACCGGCTGATCGACAACATCCCCGTGACGCCCGACTCGCCGCAGGAGGACGAACTGCCGCTGGCATTGATGACCGGCGTCTCCTACTACCACGGCCTGTTCTTTCCCAGCCGGTTCGAGGAGCATTTCAACCGCGGCATCTTCTTCGACGGCTGCACGGAGGATGAGGTCGCGGAGTGGCGCGCCGCCTTCGGATATTTCCTGGCCAAGGTTTCGCTGATCCGGCCCGGACTTCCTCTGCTGCTGAAGAACCCGGTGCATTCCGCCCGCATCCCGCTGCTGCGCGCGATGTGGCCGGAGGCCAAGTTCATCCACATCCACCGCAACCCGTTCGTGGTCTATCCCTCGACGCGCCGCACCTTCGCCACGCTGCTGAACAGCTTCGCGCTGCAGGACACGTCGCGGGTGGACCTGGACCGGATCGTGCTGGACCTCTATCCGCGGCTGATGGACAGGCTGCTGGCCGACGCCTCGGCCTTGCCGGAAACCCAGTACGCCGAGATCCGCTTCGAGGATTTCGAACGGCAGCCGATCGCGGAGCTGGAGCGGGTCTACCGCACGCTCGGGCTGCCGGGGTGGCCCGACGCGGAGCGGCATTTCCAGGTCTACCTCGACGGAATACGGGGTTATGCGAAGAACCGCCACCGATATCCGCCCGAAGAGGTGGACCGGGTCGGCCGGCACTGGGGTGCCCTGATCGACCGCTGGGGCTATGCGCCGCCCGCGGGATGA